From a single Bacilli bacterium PM5-9 genomic region:
- a CDS encoding Fe-S cluster assembly protein SufB (product_source=KO:K09014; cath_funfam=3.40.50.10190; cog=COG0719; ko=KO:K09014; pfam=PF01458,PF19295; superfamily=101960; tigrfam=TIGR01980) — MSNDIPINDEYEFGFHDKDVSVYKTEIGLTKETVIEISKLKNEPEWMLEFRLKAYDHFIKSEMPTWGADLSGLNFADYTYYIKPSDKQSNDWNEVDETIKDTFDKLGILEAEKEHLGGVSTQYESEVVYHNMLAEVEEKGVIFLDTDSALREYPELFKKYFDTVVSYSDNKFAALNGAVWSGGSFIYVPKGVKLDKPLQSYFRINSEQMGQFERTLIIVDEGADVHYVEGCTAPVYSNDSLHAAVVEIIVHENASCRYSTVQNWSNNILNLVTKRAYVHAHGTMEWIDGNIGSSITMKYPACILAGEYAKGTTISIAVASKGMYLDAGSKMIHLAKNTSSNIISKSIARNGGKVNYRGLVMLNEKALNAKAKVECDTLLLDNISTSDTIPSNIVKNNQSTIEHEATVSKVSEEQLFYLMSRGLTSEQATEMIIMGFIEPFTRELPMEYAVELNQLLKMEMEGSIG; from the coding sequence ATGAGTAATGATATTCCTATTAATGATGAATATGAATTTGGTTTTCATGATAAAGATGTAAGTGTTTATAAAACTGAGATTGGCTTAACTAAAGAAACTGTTATTGAAATCTCAAAATTAAAAAATGAACCTGAATGGATGTTAGAATTTAGGCTTAAAGCTTATGATCATTTTATTAAAAGTGAGATGCCTACATGGGGTGCTGATTTAAGTGGATTAAACTTTGCTGATTATACATATTATATTAAACCAAGTGATAAGCAATCTAATGATTGGAATGAAGTTGATGAAACAATTAAGGATACATTTGATAAATTAGGTATTTTAGAGGCTGAAAAAGAGCATCTAGGGGGTGTTAGCACTCAATATGAATCAGAAGTTGTTTATCATAATATGCTAGCTGAAGTTGAAGAAAAAGGTGTTATTTTCTTAGATACTGATAGTGCATTAAGAGAATACCCTGAATTATTTAAAAAGTATTTTGATACAGTGGTATCTTATAGTGATAATAAATTTGCTGCTTTAAATGGGGCTGTTTGGTCAGGTGGTTCATTTATCTATGTTCCTAAAGGTGTAAAGTTAGATAAACCATTACAATCTTATTTTAGAATTAATTCTGAACAAATGGGACAGTTTGAAAGAACATTAATTATTGTTGATGAAGGTGCAGATGTTCATTATGTTGAGGGGTGTACTGCTCCTGTTTATAGCAATGATTCATTACATGCTGCTGTTGTTGAAATTATTGTTCATGAGAATGCTAGTTGTCGTTATTCAACTGTACAAAATTGGTCGAATAACATTTTAAATCTTGTTACTAAAAGAGCTTATGTTCATGCTCATGGAACTATGGAATGGATTGATGGAAATATTGGTTCATCAATTACAATGAAATATCCTGCTTGTATTTTAGCTGGAGAATATGCTAAAGGAACAACTATTTCTATTGCTGTTGCTTCTAAGGGAATGTATTTAGATGCTGGTTCAAAAATGATTCATTTAGCAAAAAATACTTCAAGCAATATTATTTCAAAATCTATTGCACGTAATGGTGGTAAAGTTAATTATCGTGGTTTAGTAATGCTTAATGAAAAGGCGTTGAATGCTAAAGCAAAAGTTGAATGTGATACTTTGTTGTTAGATAATATTTCTACATCTGATACTATTCCATCAAATATTGTAAAAAATAATCAATCAACAATAGAACATGAGGCTACTGTAAGTAAAGTAAGTGAAGAACAACTTTTCTATTTAATGAGTAGAGGTCTTACTAGCGAACAAGCTACTGAAATGATAATTATGGGCTTTATTGAGCCATTTACAAGAGAATTGCCAATGGAATATGCTGTTGAGCTTAATCAACTATTAAAAATGGAAATGGAAGGTTCAATTGGTTAA